Below is a window of Agathobacter rectalis ATCC 33656 DNA.
CAATGCTTTACCTTGTCCCTATATATTTCTATGTCATCAACAGGATTAAATGGATAGTATCTGCAAACTTCATCATACTTAGCCCAATTTTCATACATCATAGTATAATCGGATAGTTTGATTCTTCGTAAAAAGCATCGTTTTGTTTCAAAATTCTGTGTGCCTATATAATTCATAAATTATTCCTTTTCATATTCAAAATAAATTCCTGCAAATATCTATTAATCACCTGCATGGCAAAATATACAGATACAAGATACATCTACTGCCCCTGTCATATAAAAATCATGCCCCAACACAAATCAGTTGGGGCAATTTCTATACTTTTAAGCTATTATACTACACCATCTCAGGAAGTTTGTAGCCTGCTTTTTGCATTGCGTCTGCGAAGTCATCTAATGACATACTTACTCTACTTGCCCCTACCTCAGGGTCTAATATACCATCCTGAACAAGCGAATATACTTCAAGACATCTTCCTTGTTGCATTCCTTGTTGTATTCCTTGCTTCATCCCCTCCTGAATGCCAAGTTTTTTATGATCATCCCATGCCTTACACATATTTACCACCTCTTCCTTTTCATCATACTTAATGTCAGTTCCTGCAAATAGATTGATAGCCGCAATCGTCTCAACGTCAACCCTTGTAAAGGTTTCGTCTTTTGTAATTAAATCATTCAGCTTTCCCTCATCTGAAGCATTTTTTAGCACTTCAAACAGTGGTCTCAGTCCTGTTTTGAACTTGGAAAAATCCGTAATCTCCAGTGGATTCAACAGATTAATCCTGTAATCGTTGATAAATGGCCGAAATCTCTCGTCCATATGAGGCATCATCTCAACAAGACTTCTTGGACCATCCCAGTTTTTTGTTCCAAGATATAATGTAAT
It encodes the following:
- a CDS encoding transposase — its product is MGTKDSKAKEYLSDNTRFSEICNYVLFDGEKVIKPENLKECDTTEVLSVFGIDRKQIVKQKWRDLLKGVSVKYTESVYIVLMGIEAQTDVHYSMPVKTMIYDAMNYGEQVNEAKKQHQKNKDYKSSDEFLSGFTLEDRLTPVITITLYLGTKNWDGPRSLVEMMPHMDERFRPFINDYRINLLNPLEITDFSKFKTGLRPLFEVLKNASDEGKLNDLITKDETFTRVDVETIAAINLFAGTDIKYDEKEEVVNMCKAWDDHKKLGIQEGMKQGIQQGMQQGRCLEVYSLVQDGILDPEVGASRVSMSLDDFADAMQKAGYKLPEMV